The following proteins are co-located in the Apium graveolens cultivar Ventura chromosome 5, ASM990537v1, whole genome shotgun sequence genome:
- the LOC141724908 gene encoding protein NRT1/ PTR FAMILY 4.5-like: MVSGEEDGGKYHRFLNPKKGGFRAASFIFGLTSLDTTAFIVCIVTMFLYFMRVMYFDLAGAANTMTNFMGCSFLLSLVGGFISDTYINRFHTCLIFGCIEVLAFALMTIQANLKSLHPSNCRTNNCVESGDCKRSSCLEGNIAFMFYISLSLLALGSGGVRGSLPSLGADQFNRNDPKEAKLLGRYFNWLLLSTTSGSIIGVTVIVKISLTYGWWWGFLLSTILCFIGFSVLSLGTTFYRLQIPGNSPIIQVLQVLVAAFKNRKLTLSENADELYESKKEATLAPKLSHTNQFSWLDKAAIYRTEGTTPWTLCTVNQVEEVKILTRMMPILFSTIIMNTCLAQLQTFSLAQGNIMDLHLGSYKFPAASIPVIPLLFISILLPFYEFVFVPFARKISGHPSGITQLQRVGVGLVLSAVSMAVAGFVEVKRRNQSLADPKNPISLFWLSFQYGIFGIADMFTFVGLLEFFYREAPVGMRSLSTSFTYISLSFGYFLSSVFVDIINSVTKRVTPSKLGWLHGLDLNKNNLNLFYWFLAILSCINFINYLYWATWYKYKVEETDTNQAFELHGSKAQDDVAQLKSEAQEEFASKAKTETQDPKPTIEARNEGSSPRNEAQEDASKLQNEARDVLLNTKEASGVKQTGDS, translated from the exons ATGGTCAGT GGGGAAGAAGATGGTGGTAAGTACCACCGATTTCTCAACCCGAAAAAGGGTGGATTTAGAGCTGCCTCCTTTATTTTCG GGTTGACGTCGTTGGATACTACGGCCTTTATAGTGTGTATAGTGACAATGTTTCTATACTTCATGAGAGTAATGTACTTTGATCTCGCTGGTGCTGCAAACACCATGACAAACTTCATGGGTTGCTCCTTTTTGCTCTCCCTTGTTGGTGGCTTTATCTCAGACACCTATATCAACAGATTCCATACTTGTCTCATCTTTGGCTGCATCGAAGTTCTG GCTTTTGCATTGATGACAATTCAAGCCAATCTTAAATCCTTGCATCCAAGCAATTGCAGAACAAATAATTGTGTGGAGTCGGGCGATTGCAAAAGATCAAGTTGCCTAGAAGGCAACATTGCATTCATGTTCTACATTTCACTTTCTTTACTAGCATTGGGCAGTGGCGGTGTCAGGGGTTCACTTCCCTCTCTTGGTGCCGATCAATTTAATAGGAATGATCCAAAGGAAGCCAAGCTCCTCGGAAGATACTTTAATTGGCTTTTGCTCAGCACAACAAGTGGCTCAATAATCGGTGTCACTGTGATTGTGAAAATTAGCTTGACATATGGATGGTGGTGGGGTTTTCTCTTGTCTACAATACTTTGTTTCATTGGCTTTAGTGTTCTTTCCCTTGGGACTACATTTTATCGTCTACAAATACCGGGCAATAGTCCCATAATACAAGTTCTGCAG GTTCTGGTAGCAGCATTTAAAAACCGAAAGTTAACACTTTCTGAGAATGCTGATGAACTATACGAGTCCAAGAAAGAAGCCACACTTGCACCAAAACTTTCACACACTAATCAATTCAG TTGGTTAGATAAAGCTGCAATTTACCGCACAGAAGGCACAACACCGTGGACACTCTGTACAGTGAATCAAGTCGAGGAAGTTAAGATTCTAACAAGAATGATGCCCATATTATTTAGCACAATAATAATGAACACATGTTTGGCTCAACTCCAAACCTTCTCGCTTGCACAAGGTAATATAATGGACTTACACTTGGGCTCGTACAAATTCCCAGCAGCTTCAATTCCTGTTATTCCTCTTCTTTTCATAAGCATTCTGCTCCCCTTTTACGAATTTGTTTTTGTTCCATTTGCCCGAAAAATCTCGGGCCATCCCTCGGGAATCACCCAACTCCAACGTGTTGGAGTTGGACTTGTTCTTTCTGCGGTTTCAATGGCTGTTGCAGGTTTTGTTGAAGTAAAAAGACGAAACCAGTCCCTTGCAGATCCAAAAAATCCCATCAGCCTTTTCTGGCTTTCATTTCAATACGGCATTTTTGGTATAGCCGACATGTTTACTTTTGTTGGATTGCTCGAATTTTTCTATAGGGAAGCTCCGGTTGGGATGAGATCATTGTCAACTTCATTTACATATATCTCGTTGTCTTTCGGATACTTTTTGAGCAGTGTTTTTGTGGATATCATAAATTCAGTTACTAAGAGAGTAACTCCAAGCAAACTAGGGTGGTTGCATGGCCTAGACTTGAACAAAAACAATTTGAATCTCTTTTACTGGTTTTTAGCCATTCTTAGTTGCATAAATTTTATCAACTATCTTTACTGGGCTACATGGTACAAGTACAAAGTTGAAGAAACTGATACCAATCAAGCATTTGAGCTCCATGGTTCTAAAGCCCAAGATGATGTAGCCCAACTCAAAAGTGAAGCCCAAGAAGAATTTGCATCCAAGGCCAAAACTGAGACCCAAGACCCAAAGCCTACAATTGAAGCAAGAAATGAGGGATCCAGTCCAAGAAATGAAGCACAAGAAGATGCATCGAAGCTTCAAAATGAAGCCCGTGACGTTTTGTTAAACACAAAGGAAGCATCCGGTGTTAAACAAACAGGCGATTCTTAA
- the LOC141723578 gene encoding hydrophobic protein RCI2A, translating to MGTATFIDIILAIILPPLGVFLRFGCKVEFWICLLLTFLGYIPGILYALYVLTK from the exons ATGGGAACAGCAACATTTATCGATATTATCTTGGCTATCATCCTTCCTCCACTTGGAGTCTTCCTCAGATTTGGCTGTAAG GTGGAGTTCTGGATCTGTTTGTTGCTGACATTCCTGGGGTACATCCCAGGAATTTTATATGCTCTCTATGTACTCACCAAGTAA